A window of the Parabacteroides merdae ATCC 43184 genome harbors these coding sequences:
- a CDS encoding basic secretory protein-like protein — protein MKSYILVSISLLLCSCQAKLPVNVPELSDGNPTTCFVGTEGVNKVIFDEQYTVPIQSYKIYSSGETPVHDPSAWTLKGSYDGKNWVVVDERKDQTFCSRYQEILCSITKPSNYKQYMLEAATAVGDTLVLGDVVLFDENLNAGWEDFKYPEIDYEVIDPETKGAAIYADLVQNPDEYIRYHARKVAEILFYSAKDTMNDVQKVHYTLKDYDGVSAKSGNPANTSIVYSTQHIEKSANESLYKLDFETRGVLFHELVHAYQFEPKGIGSYSTNKTFWACIEGLADAVRAQAGYFDMSTRKPGGNWMDGYRTTGFFIQWLTTKDPDAIRKFHETVRDLDEWSFDKAMKRMFGDDASIEGLWNEYQAFLSK, from the coding sequence CGATAAGTTTATTATTGTGTTCTTGTCAGGCAAAATTACCGGTGAATGTTCCTGAATTGTCAGATGGGAATCCGACAACCTGTTTCGTGGGAACGGAAGGGGTAAATAAAGTGATTTTTGATGAACAATATACTGTTCCCATCCAAAGTTATAAAATCTATTCGTCCGGCGAGACGCCTGTTCACGATCCGTCTGCCTGGACATTGAAAGGTTCCTATGACGGGAAGAACTGGGTGGTTGTGGATGAACGGAAAGACCAGACGTTCTGTTCCCGCTATCAGGAAATTCTTTGTTCGATAACCAAACCTTCCAATTATAAACAGTATATGCTGGAAGCTGCTACGGCAGTTGGTGATACATTGGTGTTGGGAGATGTGGTGTTGTTCGATGAGAATCTGAATGCCGGCTGGGAGGATTTCAAATATCCGGAAATCGATTACGAAGTGATTGATCCGGAAACTAAGGGGGCTGCCATTTATGCGGATCTTGTCCAGAATCCGGACGAATACATACGTTATCACGCTCGAAAGGTAGCCGAAATTCTTTTCTATTCGGCAAAAGATACGATGAATGATGTTCAAAAGGTTCATTATACGTTGAAAGATTATGACGGAGTTTCAGCCAAGAGTGGTAATCCGGCCAATACCTCGATTGTTTACAGCACTCAGCATATTGAGAAATCAGCGAACGAATCCCTCTATAAGCTCGACTTTGAAACACGTGGTGTCCTGTTTCATGAATTGGTACACGCCTATCAGTTCGAACCGAAAGGAATCGGTTCCTATTCAACCAACAAAACATTCTGGGCTTGTATCGAAGGGCTGGCGGATGCAGTCCGTGCCCAAGCAGGATATTTCGATATGAGTACCCGTAAACCGGGCGGTAACTGGATGGACGGTTATCGTACGACCGGCTTTTTTATCCAATGGCTGACGACCAAAGACCCGGATGCCATCCGCAAGTTCCATGAGACGGTCCGCGACCTCGACGAATGGAGTTTCGACAAGGCGATGAAGCGTATGTTCGGCGATGATGCCAGCATTGAAGGGCTGTGGAATGAGTATCAAGCCTTTTTATCAAAATAA